One Setaria viridis chromosome 5, Setaria_viridis_v4.0, whole genome shotgun sequence genomic region harbors:
- the LOC117857106 gene encoding ammonium transporter 2 member 3 — translation MGTPPQPGPYAPDLPAVPAWLNKGDNAWQLVAATFVGLQSMPGLVVLYGSIVKKKWAVNSAFMALYAYASTLIVWVLLGFRMAFGDRLLPFWGKAGPALAEGFLVARASFPATVRRGTGGALVAPRTEPYYPEASLVLFEFELAAITLVLLAGSLLGRMNIRAWMAFTPLWLLLSYTICAFSLWGGGFLYHWGVIDYSGGYVVHLSSGVAGFTAAYWVGPRLKSDRERFAPNNILLMIAGGGLLWLGWAGFNGGAPYAPNITASVAVLNTNVSAATSLLTWTCLDVIFFGKPSVIGAVQGMMTGLVCVTAGAGLVHTWSAILMGVCAGSVPWFTMMILHKRSALLQKVDDTLAVFHTHAVAGLLGGVLTGLLATPDLMALHSHVPGARGAFYGGGVAQVGKQLGGALFVVAWNVVVTTGILLGVGLFVPLRMPDDQLRIGDDDAHGEEAYALWGDGERFDVTRNEAARTGAWGNGGREETVDHRLAGMGARGVTIQL, via the exons ATGGGCACGCCTCCTCAGCCAGGCCCCTACGCGCCCGACCTCCCGGCGGTGCCGGCGTGGCTGAACAAGGGCGACAACGCGTGGCAGCTGGTGGCGGCCACGTTCGTGGGCCTCCAGTCCATGCCGGGGCTCGTCGTGCTCTACGGCAGCAtcgtgaagaagaagtgggCCGTCAACTCCGCATTCATGGCGCTGTACGCGTACGCGTCCACGCTCATCGTCTGGGTGCTCCTCGGCTTCCGCATGGCGTTCGGCGACCGGCTGCTCCCGTTCTGGGGGAAGGCCGGCCCGGCGCTGGCGGAGGGCTTCCTCGTCGCGCGCGCGTCGTTCCCGGCCACGGTGCGCCGCGGCACGGGCGGGGCGCTCGTGGCGCCGCGCACCGAGCCATACTACCCGGAGGCGTCGCTCGTGCTGTTCGAGTTCGAGCTCGCCGCCATCACGCTGGTGCTGCTCGCCGGCTCGCTCCTCGGGCGCATGAACATCAGGGCGTGGATGGCATTCACGCCTCTGTGGCTCCTCCTCTCCTACACCATCTGCGCCTTCAGCCTCTGGGGCGGCGGATTCCTCTACCACTGGGGCGTCATCGACTACTCCGGCGGATACGTCGTCCACCTCTCCTCCGGCGTCGCCGGCTTCACCGCCGCCTACTGG gtgggcccgagACTGAAGAGTGACAGGGAGAGGTTCGCGCCGAATAACATCCTGCTCATGATTGCCGGCGGCGGGCTGCTGTGGCTGGGATGGGCCGGGTTCAACGGTGGCGCGCCGTACGCCCCCAACATCACAGCGTCTGTGGCCGTGCTCAACACCAATGTCAGTGCCGCGACGAGCCTCCTGACCTGGACCTGCCTCGACGTCATCTTCTTCGGCAAGCCCTCAGTGATCGGCGCCGTGCAGGGCATGATGACCGGGCTTGTCTGCGTCACCGCCGGTGCAG GACTGGTGCACACATGGTCGGCCATACTGATGGGCGTCTGCGCCGGGAGCGTGCCGTGGTTCACCATGATGATCCTCCACAAGAGGTCCGCCCTGCTCCAGAAGGTGGACGACACCCTCGCCGTCTTCCACACGCACGCCGTCGCGGGGCTCCTGGGCGGCGTCCTCACGGGCCTCCTCGCGACACCGGACCTCATGGCGCTCCACTCCCACGTcccgggcgcgcgcggcgcattctacggcggcggcgtcgcgcagGTGGGCAAGCAGCTCGGCGGCGCGCTCTTCGTCGTCGCCTGGAACGTCGTGGTCACCACGGGCATCCTCCTGGGCGTCGGCCTCTTCGTGCCGCTGCGCATGCCCGACGACCAGCTCAGgatcggcgacgacgacgcgcacGGGGAGGAGGCCTACGCGCTTTGGGGCGACGGCGAGAGGTTCGACGTGACACGCAATGAAGCGGCGAGGACCGGCGCGTGGGGTAACGGCGGCCGGGAGGAGACGGTGGACCACCGGCTGGCCGGCATGGGAGCCAGAGGTGTCACCATTCAGTTGTAG
- the LOC117857108 gene encoding BAG family molecular chaperone regulator 4: MMSSRSSGGRDAEGEWEVRPGGMLVQRRDGEAAGPAIRIRVSHGATFREVLVPAQATFGELKRILVQTTGVEPERQRLFFRGKEKSDSEFLHAAGVKDGAKLLLLEKPAPATMEQKPEPVFMDESMMKACEAVARVRAEVDKLSAKVCDLEKSVLGGRKVDDKEFVVLTELLMMQLLKLDGIEAEGEARAQRKAEVRRVQSIVETLDKLKARNANPFSDHNKAVSVTTQWETFENGMGSLSAPPPRVSSTQVNTDWEQFD, translated from the exons ATGATGAGCAGCAGGTCGTCGGGCGGGAGGGACGCCGAGGGCGAGTGGGAGGTCCGGCCCGGCGGGATGCTGGTGCAACGCAGGgacggcgaggccgccggccccgccatcAGGATCAGGGTCTCCCACGGCGCAACCTTCCGCGAGGTCCTCGTGCCGGCGCAGGCCACCTTCG GTGAGTTGAAGAGAATCCTTGTTCAGACTACTGGCGTGGAACCTGAGAGGCAGAGGCTCTTCTTCCGTGGCAAAGAGAAGAGTGATAGTGAGTTCCTGCACGCAGCAGGTGTCAAGGATGGTGCAAAATTGCTTCTGCTTGAGAAGCCTGCTCCTGCCACCATGGAGCAGAAGCCTGAGCCAGTGTTTATGGATGAGAGCATGATGAAGGCATGTGAGGCTGTTGCTCGTGTCAGAGCTGAAGTGGATAAGCTCTCTGCTAAG GTGTGTGACTTAGAGAAGAGCGTGCTTGGAGGGAGAAAGGTTGACGATAAAGAATTTGTTGTCTTGACGGAGCTGCTTATGATGCAGCTTCTGAAACTTGATGGCATTGAAGCTGAAGGAGAAGCAAGGGCGCAGAGGAAGGCTGAG GTGCGCCGTGTTCAGTCCATCGTGGAGACCTTGGACAAGCTGAAAGCTAGAAATGCTAACCCCTTTAGCGATCACAACAAAGCTGTTTCAGTGACGACGCAGTGGGAGACGTTTGAGAATGGCATGGGCAGCTTGAGCGCTCCCCCACCACGTGTTTCTTCGACCCAAGTCAACACTGACTGGGAGCAGTTCGACTAG